The Perca fluviatilis chromosome 2, GENO_Pfluv_1.0, whole genome shotgun sequence genome includes a region encoding these proteins:
- the cep57 gene encoding centrosomal protein of 57 kDa isoform X2 → MEMLSKTPVADATREKDLCPPPAPSGVVSDSLSLPSYREYPAHRPFINTLLQHTPQTRTHQFCRPSSPSKAFPETSSAEIFSALRNLQEKIKRLELEKGHAELSLHTLGEDASHTHLQSDKVTQRLLKDHTDTKRERSGQSNCNQVLITHLAAAESRCVKLERQLDHMRRMLRSARADRTSLLKQQVTMETAKSADQQSDTVSEHAQLEKLERLEQEYLRLTRTQNNAEMKLRELEMKLQEEEHQRKLVEDKANQLQTGLETNRILLQSVSPCLSSRQSKEKKSNSKKSSPQQSSYTQPHYRLSLRDVPFVAGTSVGCSHSVRANVQSVLSLLKRHQPHLCNSRVLSNNANSYETGGLRHSDSSSSSSSTSGEELSELLQALQEELRLMSLEQDELMRQEEASVSDQERKELQREQERLLLKMERKGEQISKLYKHKTQIKKLRKEANSRRNSGNEVRVITTVSTRGRSKVGPGERSKRNLRLLRDMRALQTSLRT, encoded by the exons ATGGAGATGCTGTCAAAAACACCCGTTGCTGATGCTACGCGGGAGAAG GATCTCTGTCCACCACCAGCACCCAGTGGAGTAGTATCTGACAGCCTGTCACTCCCATCTTATAGAGAGTATCCTGCTCACCGTCCCTTCATCAACACACTTCTGCAGCACACACCCCAAACACGCACACATCAGTTTTGTCGCCCTTCATCACCCAGCAAGGCATTCCCAGAGACCAGCAGTGCAG AGATCTTCTCTGCCTTGAGGAACCTCCAGGAGAAGATCAAGAGGCTGGAGTTGGAGAAAGGACATGCAGAGCTCAGTCTGCACACTCTGGGGGAAgatgcatcacacacacatctgcagaGTGATAAAGTCACACAGAGACTCTTAAAggatcacacagacacaaaaagagagagaagtggCCAGTCCAACTGCAATCAAG TGTTGATCACCCACCTGGCTGCGGCAGAGTCTCGCTGTGTGAAGTTGGAGCGACAGCTGGATCACATGAGGAGGATGTTGCGCAGTGCCAGGGCAGACAGGACCAGCCTGCTCAAACAGCAG GTTACCATGGAGACAGCCAAGTCGGCTGATCAACAATCTGACACGGTGTCTGAGCATGCCCAGTTGGAGAAGCTGGAGCGACTGGAGCAGGAGTATCTTAGGCTGACACGCACACAAAACAACGCTGAG ATGAAGCTTCGGGAGCTGGAGATGAAACTACAGGAGGAGGAGCACCAGAGAAAGCTGGTCGAGGATAAGGCCAATCAG CTACAGACAGGTTTGGAGACCAATAGAATATTGCTGCAGTCAGTGTCCCCTTGCCTGTCCAGCAGACAGTCCAAAGAGAAGAAGTCCAATTCAAAG AAATCTTCACCACAGCAGTCGTCCTACACACAGCCACACTATAGACTGAGCCTCAGAGATGTACCTTTTGTTGCTGGAACG TCAGTAGGCTGCAGCCACTCTGTCAGAGCAAACGTCCAGTCAGTTTTGTCTCTCCTGAAGAGACACCAGCCACACCTCTGCAACAGCCGTGTCCTCTCTAACAACGCAAACAGCTATGAGACGGGTGGTCTCAGGCATTCAGAcagctcctcttcttcctcgtcCACTAGTGGGGAGGAGCTATCGGAGCTGCTGCAAGCACTACAGGAGGAGCTGCGTCTCATGAGCTT GGAGCAGGACGAGTTGATGAGGCAGGAGGAGGCCAGTGTTTCTGACCAGGAGAGAAAAGAACTTCAGAGGGAGCAGGAGAGGCTGCTGCTGAAaatggaaaggaaaggagagcaGATCAGTAAGCtctacaaacacaaaacacag ATAAAGAAGTTAAGAAAGGAAGCTAATTCCAGGCGCAACAGTGGGAATGAGGTGAGAGTCATTACCACAGTGTCCACTAGAGGTCGCTCTAAAGTTGGACcaggagagaggagcaagaggaaCCTGAGGCTGCTGAGGGACATGAGGGCTCTGCAGACCTCATTACGGACCTGA
- the tmprss4a gene encoding transmembrane protease serine 4a isoform X1, translating into MRCVWALPKKDNYIMWTNAQVPLEESTRPLNSRQEVVPRPGLHRRPMTAPKTPKDKASKRKRVLLTVLTVVVLLGILVTAGYFIKVLIESKYFFCKRSVKFIPIEKACDGKDDCAGGEDEMTCLSRFTDNTTFPVRLITEQLVLQVYSTGPGWRSVCSDDWTEQHTQTACKQLGYTYKPRNTSVPVDTLTSFLKTGPFTAIRPGTTNTPIHQATIDRSVCSSGSVVSLSCSDCGKVHGEDRIVGGTDAVIEDWPWQVSLQQEGQHTCGGSLVSPSWVVTAAHCFTGTTKELSRWSVVSGRTYMSILGGSCVDRIIVNGNYNSARNDYDIALIRLCSPITVGVGRKPVCLPPKAFGLPADASMTVTGWGYLKENGNVSPTLQMASVPLIDRAQCSSPTMYGSIITQRMICAGFLQGGVDACQGDSGGPLVYFTSSQWHLVGVVSWGVGCARQGRPGVYCNVEEMLNWIYTVIEENP; encoded by the exons ATgaggtgtgtctgggccttacCAAAAAAAGACAACTACATCATGTGG ACGAACGCCCAGGTGCCTCTTGAGGAAAGCACTAGACCATTGAATTCCAGGCAGGAAG tggTTCCACGGCCAGGCCTCCACAGAAGGCCCATGACGGCTCCAAAGACTCCGAAAGACAAGGCGTCTAAGAGGAAGAGAGTGTTGCTGACTGTCCTAACAGTTGTGGTTTTACTGGGCATACTGGTCACTGCAGGATACTTCA TTAAGGTGCTGATTGAAAGCAAATATTTCTTCTGCAAGCGTTCAGTAAAGTTCATCCCCATAGAAAAAGCCTGTGACGGGAAAGATGACTGTGCTGGAGGAGAGGATGAAATGACATGTCTGTCAAGATTTACGGACAACACTACCTTTCCAG TGCGTCTCATAACAGAGCAGCTGGTCCTGCAGGTGTACAGCACTGGCCCAGGTTGGCGGAGTGTGTGTAGCGACGATTGGACTGAGCAGCACACACAGACCGCTTGTAAACAACTGGGCTACACATA TAAACCTCGTAACACCAGTGTTCCAGTGGACACCCTGACGTCTTTCCTAAAAACTGGGCCATTCACAGCTATCAGGCCTGGGACTACGAACACACCCATACATCAGGCTACCATTGACCG CAGTGTATGCAGTTCTGGATCTGTGGTATCTTTGTCCTGTTCAg ACTGTGGAAAGGTGCACGGTGAGGACCGTATTGTCGGGGGTACAGATGCTGTCATTGAAGACTGGCCCTGGCAGGTTAGCCTGCAGCAGGAAGGCCAACACACATGTGGAGGCTCACTGGTGTCACCGAGTTGGGTTGTCACTGCCGCCCACTGCTTTACTGG CACTACAAAGGAGCTGAGTCGCTGGAGTGTGGTGTCAGGCCGGACATACATGAGCATACTGGGAGGTTCCTGTGTGGACAGGATCATAGTGAATGGAAACTACAATTCAGCACGAAACGACTACGACATTGCACTGATAAGACTCTGCAGCCCAATCACCGTGGGAG TGGGCCGCAAGCCGGTTTGTTTACCTCCTAAAGCATTTGGCCTTCCTGCCGATGCCTCCATGACTGTGACTGGCTGGGGATACCTGAAGGAAAACG GTAATGTTTCTCCTACACTTCAGATGGCCTCTGTCCCTCTGATAGACCGGGCGCAGTGTTCCAGCCCCACAATGTATGGTAGTATCATAACCCAAAGGATGATCTGTGCTGGTTTCCTGCAGGGGGGAGTGGATGCCTGCCAG GGGGACAGTGGGGGGCCTTTGGTGTACTTCACCTCTTCTCAATGGCATCTGGTTGGAGTGGTGAGCTGGGGCGTTGGCTGTGCTCGGCAGGGAAGGCCAGGTGTCTACTGCAACGTTGAAGAGATGCTAAACTGGATTTATACGGTCATTGAG GAAAACCCCTGA
- the cep57 gene encoding centrosomal protein of 57 kDa isoform X1, producing MEMLSKTPVADATREKDLCPPPAPSGVVSDSLSLPSYREYPAHRPFINTLLQHTPQTRTHQFCRPSSPSKAFPETSSAEIFSALRNLQEKIKRLELEKGHAELSLHTLGEDASHTHLQSDKVTQRLLKDHTDTKRERSGQSNCNQVLITHLAAAESRCVKLERQLDHMRRMLRSARADRTSLLKQQVTMETAKSADQQSDTVSEHAQLEKLERLEQEYLRLTRTQNNAEMKLRELEMKLQEEEHQRKLVEDKANQLQTGLETNRILLQSVSPCLSSRQSKEKKSNSKKSSPQQSSYTQPHYRLSLRDVPFVAGTVSVGCSHSVRANVQSVLSLLKRHQPHLCNSRVLSNNANSYETGGLRHSDSSSSSSSTSGEELSELLQALQEELRLMSLEQDELMRQEEASVSDQERKELQREQERLLLKMERKGEQISKLYKHKTQIKKLRKEANSRRNSGNEVRVITTVSTRGRSKVGPGERSKRNLRLLRDMRALQTSLRT from the exons ATGGAGATGCTGTCAAAAACACCCGTTGCTGATGCTACGCGGGAGAAG GATCTCTGTCCACCACCAGCACCCAGTGGAGTAGTATCTGACAGCCTGTCACTCCCATCTTATAGAGAGTATCCTGCTCACCGTCCCTTCATCAACACACTTCTGCAGCACACACCCCAAACACGCACACATCAGTTTTGTCGCCCTTCATCACCCAGCAAGGCATTCCCAGAGACCAGCAGTGCAG AGATCTTCTCTGCCTTGAGGAACCTCCAGGAGAAGATCAAGAGGCTGGAGTTGGAGAAAGGACATGCAGAGCTCAGTCTGCACACTCTGGGGGAAgatgcatcacacacacatctgcagaGTGATAAAGTCACACAGAGACTCTTAAAggatcacacagacacaaaaagagagagaagtggCCAGTCCAACTGCAATCAAG TGTTGATCACCCACCTGGCTGCGGCAGAGTCTCGCTGTGTGAAGTTGGAGCGACAGCTGGATCACATGAGGAGGATGTTGCGCAGTGCCAGGGCAGACAGGACCAGCCTGCTCAAACAGCAG GTTACCATGGAGACAGCCAAGTCGGCTGATCAACAATCTGACACGGTGTCTGAGCATGCCCAGTTGGAGAAGCTGGAGCGACTGGAGCAGGAGTATCTTAGGCTGACACGCACACAAAACAACGCTGAG ATGAAGCTTCGGGAGCTGGAGATGAAACTACAGGAGGAGGAGCACCAGAGAAAGCTGGTCGAGGATAAGGCCAATCAG CTACAGACAGGTTTGGAGACCAATAGAATATTGCTGCAGTCAGTGTCCCCTTGCCTGTCCAGCAGACAGTCCAAAGAGAAGAAGTCCAATTCAAAG AAATCTTCACCACAGCAGTCGTCCTACACACAGCCACACTATAGACTGAGCCTCAGAGATGTACCTTTTGTTGCTGGAACGGTA TCAGTAGGCTGCAGCCACTCTGTCAGAGCAAACGTCCAGTCAGTTTTGTCTCTCCTGAAGAGACACCAGCCACACCTCTGCAACAGCCGTGTCCTCTCTAACAACGCAAACAGCTATGAGACGGGTGGTCTCAGGCATTCAGAcagctcctcttcttcctcgtcCACTAGTGGGGAGGAGCTATCGGAGCTGCTGCAAGCACTACAGGAGGAGCTGCGTCTCATGAGCTT GGAGCAGGACGAGTTGATGAGGCAGGAGGAGGCCAGTGTTTCTGACCAGGAGAGAAAAGAACTTCAGAGGGAGCAGGAGAGGCTGCTGCTGAAaatggaaaggaaaggagagcaGATCAGTAAGCtctacaaacacaaaacacag ATAAAGAAGTTAAGAAAGGAAGCTAATTCCAGGCGCAACAGTGGGAATGAGGTGAGAGTCATTACCACAGTGTCCACTAGAGGTCGCTCTAAAGTTGGACcaggagagaggagcaagaggaaCCTGAGGCTGCTGAGGGACATGAGGGCTCTGCAGACCTCATTACGGACCTGA
- the LOC120574897 gene encoding uncharacterized protein LOC120574897 codes for MLKPQQHGELLHDPPVFGKPWYWQRSSSAMASSRSLAHVILEMRDEIKKLEAENRELRGDYGQRSLRAMPGEASPVFSAAEQRAGMEENPYVTLRRNASLPVLEAPYKENGVMTVRRYSISSNLSGVTMTEGRTDRAQPSDSGWGRLQEEIQQENSIFGNSSRGEVGQVTNRHSLQEYVHKNRAKVKTVTFLLPVDDIYTNRPALTKHQEEPKITELASITETDS; via the exons ATGTTAAAACCCCAGCAGCACGGTGAGCTCCTGCACGACCCGCCGGTTTTTGGGAAGCCGTGGTACtggcagcgcagcagcagcgccaTGGCGAGCAGCCGCAGCCTGGCGCACGTCATCCTGGAGATGCGCGATGAAATCAAGAAGCTGGAGGCGGAGAACCGAGAGCTGCGGGGAGACTACGGTCAGCGGTCACTTAGGGCCATGCCAGGAGAAGCCAGCCCGGTGTTTTCAGCAGCAGAGCAGCGGGCGGGAATGGAGGAAAACCCGTATGTAACCCTGAGGCGAAATGCGTCTTTGCCAGTCCTGGAGGCACCATATAAAG AGAACGGTGTCATGACTGTACGAAGGTACTCCATAAGCTCCAACTTGTCTGGTGTGACCATGACAGAGGGAAGGACTGACAGGGCACAGCCGAGTGACTCTGGATGGGGAAGATTACAGGAAGAGATCCAGCAGGAGAATAGCATCTTTGGTAACTCATCCAGAGGAGAAGTAGGACAAGTTACCAACAGGCACTCCCTGCAGGAATATGTACACAAAAACAG GGCCAAGGTAAAAACTGTCACATTCCTTCTACCTGTGGATGATATTTACACCAACCGGCCAGCTCTCACCAAACACCAGGAGGAGCCTAAAATCACTGAGCTGGCTTCCATCACTGAGACAGATTCTTGA
- the mre11a gene encoding double-strand break repair protein MRE11, with protein MSSENTLDDEDTFKILIATDIHLGYLEKDAIRGNDSYDTLDEILKCAKTQQVDFILLGGDLFHDNKPSRRCLHTCITMLRRYCMGDRPIHFNILSDQNVNFNTTEFPWVNYQDENLNISIPAFSIHGNHDDPTGAEGLCALDLLSASGLVNHFGHSHSVEKIEISPILMQKGKTKLALFGLGSIPDERLYRMFVNNQVTMLRPKEDQDEWFNLFAIHQNRSKHGPTNYIPEQFLDDFLDLVVWGHEHECLIAPTRNEQQLFYVTQPGSSVATSLSPGEATKKHIGLLRVKGRKMNLEKIPLKTVRQFFIQDVVLADYQDQFTPDTPQVTKKVEDLCYAKVTEMLEEAERERLGCPLTPEKPLIRLRVDYSGGFEVFSTSRFSQKFVERVANPKDIIHFLRRREQKEDIKDEVNVDYGKLLKTTAVEGLRVEDLVKQYFEATEQTVQLSLLTEKGMGKAIQEFVDKDEKDAIEELITYQLEKTQRHLQARGVTTEQDIDTEIRLFRDSKKNTTEEENEIKEAINRAKALRLERGDEPVDPDLSRELALDSDEDSVPFPPSTRGRGRGGRGRGGRGRGRGATPSEPKPAGRSRSQKSSATTQSRSIMQAFQAPSQRSSRTSATSNADVEMTIDDSDEDIPVMKASRPPPRPASSSSSFTKYSSQSQSQSSKGIAFDDSDDDDEDDPFKGPSRSRR; from the exons atgtcTTCAGAGAACACCTT AGATGATGAGGATACCTTCAAGATCCTGATTGCTACAGACATTCACCTTGGTTACCTCGAGAAGGATGCCATCCGTGGCAATGACTCTTATGACACACTTGATGAAATACTGAAATGTGCCAAGACACAACAG GTAGATTTCATCCTGCTGGGTGGTGATTTGTTCCACGACAACAAACCGTCACGCCGATGCCTCCACACCTGCATCACTATGCTTAGACGATACTGCATGGGAGACAGGCCCATACACTTTAACATTCTCAGTGACCAGAATGTCAACTTCAACACCACTGA GTTCCCATGGGTTAACTATCAGGATGAAAACCTGAACATCTCTATTCCTGCATTCAGCATTCACGGTAACCATGATGACCCAACTGGG GCTGAAGGTTTGTGTGCGTTGGATCTGCTAAGTGCTTCTGGTCTTGTCAATCACTTTGGTCACTCCCATTCAGTGGAGAAGATAGAGATTAGTCCCATCCTCATGCAGAAAGGCAAAACCAAGCTAGCCTTATTTGGTCTCG GCTCTATCCCAGATGAGCGCTTGTACAGGATGTTTGTCAACAACCAGGTCACAATGCTTCGCCCCAAAGAAGACCAAGATGAATGGTTTAACCTCTTCGCCATCCACCAGAATag GAGTAAGCACGGACCCACTAACTACATTCCAGAACAGTTCCTGGATGACTTTCTCGACTTGGTAGTGTGGGGTCACGAGCATGAGTGTTTGATTGCGCCAACCAGAAATGAACAACAGCTCTTCTATGTGACACAGCCCGGAAGCTCTGTAGCCACCTCCCTGTCCCCCGGGGAGGCAACCAAGAA GCACATAGGGCTGCTGAGGGTGAAAGGTCGTAAGATGAACCTGGAAAAGATCCCCCTAAAGACAGTGCGTCAGTTCTTCATCCAAGATGTTGTGCTGGCTGACTACCAAGACCAATTCACACCTGATACACCCCAGGTCACAAAGAAGGTGGAGGACCTATGCTATGCAAAG GTCACAGAGATGTTAGAGGAAGCTGAAAGAGAAAGACTTGGATGTCCGCTCACCCCGGAGAAACCTCTTATTCGCCTGAGG GTGGACTACAGTGGAGGCTTTGAGGTGTTCAGCACTTCTCGCTTCAGTCAGAAGTTTGTGGAACGTGTAGCCAACCCGAAAGACATCATTCACTTTCTCAGACGCCGTGAGCAGAAGGAGGACATCAAAG ATGAGGTCAATGTTGACTACGGAAAACTGTTAAAAACCACAGCAGTTGAGGGGCTGAGAGTGGAGGACCTGGTTAAACAGTACTTTGAGGCAACTGAACAG ACAGTGCAGCTGTCCCTTCTGACTGAGAAAGGCATGGGGAAGGCCATTCAGGAGTTTGTAGACAAAGACGAGAAAGACGCCATTGAGGAGCTGATCACTTACCAGTTAGAGAAGACACAACGCCACCTCCAAGCCCGAGGAGTAACCACGGAGCAGGATATAGACACAGAG atCCGGCTATTCAGAGACTCCAAAAAGAACACCACAGAGGAAGAGAATGAAATCAAAGAA gcTATCAACAGAGCCAAAGCTCTCCGTTTGGAGCGTGGCGATGAGCCTGTTGACCCTGATCTATCCAGAGAGCTCGCTTTGGACTCTGACGAAGACTCAGTCCCATTTCCTCCCTCCACACGAGGCAGAGGGCGAGGAGGCAGGGGGCGGGGTGGTCGGGGAAGGGGGAGAG GTGCAACTCCCTCTGAACCAAAGCCAGCCGGTCGGAGCCGTTCCCAGAAATCATCAGCAACAACCCAGAGCAGGAGCATTATGCAAG CATTTCAAGCTCCATCCCAGAGATCATCTCGGACTTCAGCCACATCTAATGCAGATGTAGAA ATGACCATTGATGACTCAGATGAAGATATACCTGTAATGAAAGCTTCCCGACCCCCTCCAAG ACCAGCATCGTCGTCATCTTCCTTCACCAAGTACAGCTCTCAGAGCCAGAGCCAATCATCTAAAGGAATTGCATTTGAtgacagtgatgatgatgatgag GATGATCCATTCAAAGGCCCCAGTCGTTCACGGAGATAA
- the tmprss4a gene encoding transmembrane protease serine 4a isoform X2, producing the protein MTAPKTPKDKASKRKRVLLTVLTVVVLLGILVTAGYFIKVLIESKYFFCKRSVKFIPIEKACDGKDDCAGGEDEMTCLSRFTDNTTFPVRLITEQLVLQVYSTGPGWRSVCSDDWTEQHTQTACKQLGYTYKPRNTSVPVDTLTSFLKTGPFTAIRPGTTNTPIHQATIDRSVCSSGSVVSLSCSDCGKVHGEDRIVGGTDAVIEDWPWQVSLQQEGQHTCGGSLVSPSWVVTAAHCFTGTTKELSRWSVVSGRTYMSILGGSCVDRIIVNGNYNSARNDYDIALIRLCSPITVGVGRKPVCLPPKAFGLPADASMTVTGWGYLKENGNVSPTLQMASVPLIDRAQCSSPTMYGSIITQRMICAGFLQGGVDACQGDSGGPLVYFTSSQWHLVGVVSWGVGCARQGRPGVYCNVEEMLNWIYTVIEENP; encoded by the exons ATGACGGCTCCAAAGACTCCGAAAGACAAGGCGTCTAAGAGGAAGAGAGTGTTGCTGACTGTCCTAACAGTTGTGGTTTTACTGGGCATACTGGTCACTGCAGGATACTTCA TTAAGGTGCTGATTGAAAGCAAATATTTCTTCTGCAAGCGTTCAGTAAAGTTCATCCCCATAGAAAAAGCCTGTGACGGGAAAGATGACTGTGCTGGAGGAGAGGATGAAATGACATGTCTGTCAAGATTTACGGACAACACTACCTTTCCAG TGCGTCTCATAACAGAGCAGCTGGTCCTGCAGGTGTACAGCACTGGCCCAGGTTGGCGGAGTGTGTGTAGCGACGATTGGACTGAGCAGCACACACAGACCGCTTGTAAACAACTGGGCTACACATA TAAACCTCGTAACACCAGTGTTCCAGTGGACACCCTGACGTCTTTCCTAAAAACTGGGCCATTCACAGCTATCAGGCCTGGGACTACGAACACACCCATACATCAGGCTACCATTGACCG CAGTGTATGCAGTTCTGGATCTGTGGTATCTTTGTCCTGTTCAg ACTGTGGAAAGGTGCACGGTGAGGACCGTATTGTCGGGGGTACAGATGCTGTCATTGAAGACTGGCCCTGGCAGGTTAGCCTGCAGCAGGAAGGCCAACACACATGTGGAGGCTCACTGGTGTCACCGAGTTGGGTTGTCACTGCCGCCCACTGCTTTACTGG CACTACAAAGGAGCTGAGTCGCTGGAGTGTGGTGTCAGGCCGGACATACATGAGCATACTGGGAGGTTCCTGTGTGGACAGGATCATAGTGAATGGAAACTACAATTCAGCACGAAACGACTACGACATTGCACTGATAAGACTCTGCAGCCCAATCACCGTGGGAG TGGGCCGCAAGCCGGTTTGTTTACCTCCTAAAGCATTTGGCCTTCCTGCCGATGCCTCCATGACTGTGACTGGCTGGGGATACCTGAAGGAAAACG GTAATGTTTCTCCTACACTTCAGATGGCCTCTGTCCCTCTGATAGACCGGGCGCAGTGTTCCAGCCCCACAATGTATGGTAGTATCATAACCCAAAGGATGATCTGTGCTGGTTTCCTGCAGGGGGGAGTGGATGCCTGCCAG GGGGACAGTGGGGGGCCTTTGGTGTACTTCACCTCTTCTCAATGGCATCTGGTTGGAGTGGTGAGCTGGGGCGTTGGCTGTGCTCGGCAGGGAAGGCCAGGTGTCTACTGCAACGTTGAAGAGATGCTAAACTGGATTTATACGGTCATTGAG GAAAACCCCTGA